In the Grimontia kaedaensis genome, one interval contains:
- the glnL gene encoding nitrogen regulation protein NR(II) yields the protein MATLTETVMDNLITAVLVLDNDLVVTYANPAAEQLLCLSARRLLEHPLPELLQHCSIDLSLVKETLSGGQGLTDSDVTIVVDGHQRKVELSASPLMWARSPSMLIEIKAIGHQQQISKELQQQAQQQAAKELVRGLAHEIKNPLGGLRGAAQLLEKMLPDPSLGEYTRIIIEQADRLRNLVDRLLGPQKPGHHQQENIHVVLEKVRQLVELSAGKINLERDYDPSLPDIEMDPEQMEQAILNVVNNAAQIMGDSPNAEITLRTRTEHQVVIGGKRHRLAARIDISDNGPGIAPELQDTLFYPMVSGRPGGTGLGLSITRNLIDQHKGKIYVNSWPGHTTFTILLPIRR from the coding sequence GTGGCCACGCTGACCGAAACTGTTATGGATAACCTGATCACTGCGGTGTTGGTGCTTGATAATGATCTTGTTGTCACCTATGCCAACCCTGCAGCCGAGCAACTGCTCTGCCTGAGTGCACGTCGTTTACTGGAGCATCCCCTTCCCGAACTATTGCAACACTGTTCAATCGACCTCAGCCTGGTCAAGGAAACGCTTTCTGGCGGTCAAGGACTCACCGACAGCGATGTCACCATCGTCGTAGATGGCCATCAGCGGAAAGTAGAACTGAGTGCCAGCCCTTTGATGTGGGCACGCAGTCCATCCATGCTGATTGAAATCAAAGCCATTGGCCATCAACAGCAAATCAGTAAAGAGTTGCAGCAGCAGGCACAACAACAGGCAGCTAAAGAGTTGGTGCGTGGCCTAGCTCATGAAATTAAAAACCCGCTCGGTGGCCTTCGAGGTGCGGCGCAGCTTTTGGAGAAAATGCTGCCTGATCCAAGCCTTGGGGAATATACCCGCATCATTATCGAGCAGGCCGATAGACTTCGGAATTTGGTGGACAGGTTACTGGGGCCCCAAAAGCCCGGTCACCACCAGCAAGAGAACATTCACGTGGTGCTTGAGAAAGTCCGCCAACTGGTCGAGCTCAGTGCAGGCAAGATCAATCTTGAGCGTGACTATGACCCGAGCTTACCCGATATAGAAATGGACCCTGAACAGATGGAGCAGGCCATTCTCAACGTGGTGAACAATGCGGCGCAAATTATGGGAGACAGCCCAAATGCCGAAATCACCCTCCGCACCCGCACTGAACATCAAGTCGTGATTGGCGGGAAGCGCCACCGTTTGGCTGCACGTATAGATATTTCTGACAATGGTCCTGGCATCGCCCCTGAGCTCCAGGACACCTTGTTTTATCCCATGGTGTCAGGGCGCCCCGGAGGCACAGGGCTTGGACTTTCCATTACCCGAAACCTCATAGATCAGCATAAAGGCAAGATTTACGTTAATAGCTGGCCGGGACACACCACTTTCACCATTTTGTTACCAATTCGTCGCTAA
- the glnG gene encoding nitrogen regulation protein NR(I) yields MSKGLIWVVDDDSSIRWVLERTLSAAGLACETFADADSVLDALNREVPDVLVSDIRMPGTDGFTLLNRLQSEYPTLPVIIMTAHSDLDAAVSAYQKGAFEYLPKPFDIDEAVALVERAVSHSQEQKRQRSPKETMEAAPEIIGEAPSMQEVFRAIGRLSRSSISVLINGESGTGKELVAHALHRHSPRASNSFIALNMAAIPKDLIESELFGHEKGAFTGANNVRQGRFEQANGGTLFLDEIGDMPLDIQTRLLRVLADGQFYRVGGHQAINVDVRIIAATHQNLERLVAEGSFREDLFHRLNVIRVHLPPLRERRQDIGQLAKHFLKRASDELDIEVKSLHPTTLDLMSGLSWPGNVRQLENTCRWLTVMASGKEILPEDLPPELMQPESMENTGEGDSWQAALSQWARLSLDNGDDNLLREALPEFERILLREALSHTRGHKQEAAKLLGWGRNTLTRKLKELQMP; encoded by the coding sequence ATGAGCAAAGGACTAATCTGGGTCGTCGATGACGACAGCTCAATCCGCTGGGTACTGGAACGCACCCTGAGCGCAGCCGGGCTTGCTTGTGAAACTTTCGCCGACGCTGACAGCGTGCTGGATGCATTAAACCGGGAAGTCCCGGATGTTCTTGTCTCTGATATCCGCATGCCTGGCACCGACGGCTTCACCCTGCTAAACCGTCTGCAATCTGAATACCCGACATTACCCGTCATCATCATGACGGCCCACTCGGATCTGGATGCTGCGGTGAGCGCCTATCAGAAAGGGGCATTTGAATACCTGCCAAAGCCGTTTGATATTGATGAAGCCGTTGCGTTGGTTGAGCGCGCCGTCTCCCACAGTCAAGAACAGAAGCGCCAGCGCTCCCCCAAGGAAACGATGGAAGCTGCGCCGGAAATCATTGGTGAAGCGCCGTCTATGCAGGAAGTTTTCCGCGCCATCGGTCGCCTTTCCCGTTCATCAATTTCCGTATTGATCAACGGTGAGTCAGGTACGGGTAAAGAATTGGTTGCCCATGCTCTTCACCGCCACAGCCCACGCGCGTCAAACTCTTTTATCGCGCTTAACATGGCGGCAATCCCTAAAGACTTGATTGAATCAGAACTGTTTGGTCACGAGAAAGGGGCCTTTACCGGTGCCAACAATGTCCGTCAGGGTCGCTTTGAGCAGGCCAATGGCGGCACCCTTTTTCTGGATGAAATCGGTGATATGCCGCTGGATATCCAAACCCGTTTGCTGCGCGTGCTGGCCGATGGGCAGTTTTATCGTGTCGGTGGCCATCAGGCCATTAATGTGGATGTCCGCATCATTGCAGCAACCCACCAGAACCTTGAAAGGTTGGTAGCCGAAGGCAGTTTTCGTGAAGACTTGTTCCACCGCCTGAACGTGATTCGTGTTCACCTGCCACCGCTTCGTGAGCGTCGTCAGGACATCGGTCAACTCGCCAAACACTTTCTCAAACGTGCTTCTGATGAGCTCGATATCGAAGTCAAATCACTGCACCCAACCACGCTGGATTTAATGTCAGGTCTTTCCTGGCCCGGTAACGTACGCCAGCTTGAAAATACCTGTCGCTGGCTAACAGTGATGGCGAGCGGTAAAGAAATTTTGCCCGAAGACTTACCGCCAGAACTGATGCAGCCTGAATCAATGGAAAATACCGGCGAAGGCGACAGCTGGCAGGCAGCGCTATCCCAATGGGCTCGTCTGTCGCTGGATAACGGTGATGACAACCTGCTCCGTGAAGCCTTGCCTGAATTTGAACGTATCTTGCTGCGTGAAGCACTCAGCCACACCCGGGGGCACAAGCAGGAAGCAGCAAAACTGCTTGGTTGGGGACGTAACACCCTGACCCGTAAGCTGAAAGAGCTTCAAATGCCTTAA
- the add gene encoding adenosine deaminase, translated as MIATHLPLTDLHRHLDGNIRINTILELGQKFGMTLPADTIDALRPHVQVMSNEPDLVGFLSKLDWGVAVLGDLDAVRRVAYENVKDALNARIDYAELRFSPYYMAMKHQLPVQGVVEAVIDGVQAGSRDFGVKTNLIGIMSRTFGVEACMQELDALLALKEHLVAIDLAGDELGQPGHQFNDHFAKVRKASLNVTVHAGEAAGAESMWQAINELGATRIGHGVKAIEDPSLMEFLAKNRIGIESCLTSNMQTSTVASLEAHPVKQFLAQGILATLNTDDPAVSGIELPYEYEVAAPQAGLSQAQITQLQANGMEIAFLSDSEKAELKAKAVSRS; from the coding sequence ATGATCGCAACCCACCTTCCTTTAACGGATCTGCACCGTCACCTTGATGGCAATATTCGTATTAATACTATTCTGGAACTGGGTCAGAAGTTCGGCATGACGCTTCCTGCTGACACTATCGACGCTCTCCGCCCACATGTTCAGGTTATGTCTAACGAGCCGGATTTGGTTGGTTTCCTGTCCAAGCTGGATTGGGGTGTCGCTGTACTGGGCGATCTGGATGCGGTCCGCCGTGTTGCCTATGAAAACGTCAAAGATGCCCTGAATGCGCGCATTGACTATGCAGAGCTGCGCTTCTCGCCTTACTACATGGCGATGAAGCACCAACTGCCAGTTCAAGGTGTGGTGGAGGCTGTTATTGATGGCGTTCAGGCTGGTAGCCGTGACTTCGGCGTGAAAACCAACCTGATTGGTATCATGAGCCGTACTTTTGGTGTGGAAGCCTGCATGCAGGAGCTGGATGCGCTGTTGGCACTGAAAGAACACCTGGTTGCTATCGATTTGGCCGGTGACGAGCTGGGCCAACCAGGTCACCAGTTCAACGACCACTTTGCCAAAGTGCGCAAAGCTAGCCTGAATGTGACTGTGCACGCTGGCGAAGCGGCTGGTGCAGAAAGCATGTGGCAGGCAATCAATGAGCTCGGGGCTACCCGTATCGGCCATGGTGTGAAAGCCATCGAAGACCCATCTTTGATGGAGTTTCTGGCGAAGAACCGTATCGGCATTGAGTCTTGCCTGACCTCTAACATGCAAACCAGCACCGTGGCTTCATTGGAAGCACACCCAGTGAAACAATTCCTGGCACAAGGCATTCTGGCGACGCTGAACACCGATGACCCTGCGGTATCAGGTATTGAGCTACCGTACGAGTACGAAGTGGCCGCACCACAGGCTGGTCTGAGCCAAGCGCAAATCACTCAGCTTCAAGCGAACGGCATGGAAATCGCGTTCCTGTCTGATAGCGAAAAAGCGGAACTGAAAGCCAAAGCGGTATCCCGTAGCTAA
- the hemN gene encoding oxygen-independent coproporphyrinogen III oxidase — MSKQQIIWDQALIEKYNYSGPRYTSYPTALEFHEVFTAAEFDMACTQYPDRNLSLYVHIPFCHTLCYYCGCNKVITRHAHKADQYLDALELEIRQRAYLLRDRNVTQLHWGGGTPTFLTKEQISRLMSLLREEFRLNADAEISIEVDPREIELDMLDHLRSEGFNRLSIGVQDFDKTVQKAVNREQDEDFIKAMVVRAKELGFRSTNLDLIYGLPHQNGATFAKTLEQVLTMQPGRLSVFNYAHLPQLFAAQRKIKEDDLPSPQEKLAMLEQTISTLTGAGYQFIGMDHFALPDDELAVAQREGVLHRNFQGYTTQGDCDLLGLGVSAISMIGDCYAQNQKELKKYYGQVDEQRHALWKGVMLDGDDLLRREVIKSLICNFTLDKRAIEREFDVSFDTHFAEDLELLQCFVDDELVSVDADTIKVTLKGRLLIRNICMCFDTYLRDRARQQQFSRVI, encoded by the coding sequence ATGTCTAAGCAGCAAATTATCTGGGATCAGGCACTGATCGAGAAGTATAACTACTCAGGGCCGCGTTACACCTCTTACCCAACTGCACTGGAATTCCATGAGGTTTTCACGGCGGCTGAGTTTGATATGGCGTGTACCCAATACCCGGATCGCAATCTGTCGTTGTACGTGCATATCCCGTTCTGCCACACCCTTTGCTACTACTGTGGCTGTAACAAGGTGATCACCCGTCATGCACACAAAGCGGATCAGTATCTAGATGCGCTGGAACTGGAAATCCGTCAACGTGCATACCTGCTTCGCGACCGCAACGTGACTCAACTGCACTGGGGCGGCGGCACGCCTACTTTCCTGACCAAGGAACAGATTTCCCGTCTGATGTCCCTGTTGCGTGAAGAGTTTCGCCTCAATGCCGATGCAGAAATCAGTATCGAAGTGGATCCGCGTGAGATTGAACTCGACATGCTCGACCACCTGCGCTCTGAAGGCTTCAATCGCCTGAGTATTGGTGTACAGGATTTCGATAAGACAGTTCAGAAAGCGGTGAACCGTGAGCAAGATGAAGACTTTATCAAAGCCATGGTGGTGCGTGCCAAAGAGTTGGGCTTCCGCTCGACCAATTTGGATCTGATTTATGGCCTTCCGCACCAAAATGGTGCGACGTTTGCTAAGACGTTGGAGCAGGTTCTGACGATGCAGCCGGGCCGCCTGTCGGTCTTTAACTATGCGCACCTGCCACAACTTTTCGCGGCGCAGCGAAAAATCAAAGAAGACGACTTGCCATCGCCTCAGGAAAAATTGGCGATGCTGGAGCAAACCATCAGCACCCTGACTGGTGCAGGCTACCAGTTTATCGGTATGGACCACTTTGCCTTACCGGATGATGAACTGGCGGTAGCGCAGCGTGAAGGTGTCCTCCACAGAAACTTCCAGGGTTATACCACTCAAGGCGATTGCGATCTGCTGGGCTTGGGTGTGTCAGCGATTTCCATGATTGGTGATTGCTATGCACAGAATCAGAAAGAACTGAAGAAATATTACGGTCAGGTCGACGAGCAACGCCATGCGCTGTGGAAAGGCGTGATGTTGGATGGTGATGACTTGCTTCGCCGCGAAGTCATCAAATCGCTTATCTGCAACTTCACCCTCGACAAACGTGCGATTGAACGAGAGTTCGATGTTTCCTTCGACACCCACTTTGCGGAAGATTTGGAATTGCTGCAGTGCTTTGTCGATGACGAGCTGGTGAGCGTTGATGCAGATACCATCAAAGTAACGCTGAAAGGGCGCCTGCTGATTCGCAACATCTGCATGTGCTTCGACACTTACTTGCGTGACAGAGCGCGTCAGCAGCAGTTTTCCCGTGTGATTTAG
- a CDS encoding DUF2489 domain-containing protein translates to MLETLPIGVVALGGAIILGLAVYAGWLLSKLRHQTKMQEKAMNAAIKQRNEKIIESVDVIAMATLQEQCDLSEAAIRLYMIMDHLQGEKRVEFPERFPALYELYDVVKDMPRGDARKKIEKRERMRHDMERMKAESRLQQAIHTELEEILAFTGAKMTPVRTLAS, encoded by the coding sequence GTGTTGGAAACTCTTCCTATAGGTGTTGTGGCACTTGGTGGTGCCATCATTCTCGGTTTGGCTGTTTATGCAGGCTGGTTGTTGTCGAAACTTCGCCATCAAACCAAAATGCAGGAAAAGGCGATGAACGCCGCGATTAAACAACGCAACGAGAAAATCATTGAGAGTGTGGATGTGATTGCCATGGCGACACTGCAAGAGCAGTGCGACCTGTCAGAAGCGGCTATCCGCCTTTACATGATCATGGACCACCTGCAGGGAGAGAAGCGTGTGGAGTTCCCAGAGCGCTTCCCAGCACTTTACGAGCTGTATGATGTGGTCAAAGACATGCCACGCGGCGATGCGCGTAAGAAGATCGAAAAGCGTGAACGTATGCGCCATGACATGGAGCGCATGAAGGCGGAATCCCGTCTGCAGCAGGCCATTCATACTGAACTTGAAGAAATCCTTGCATTCACTGGTGCGAAAATGACGCCAGTGCGTACTTTGGCGAGTTAA
- the yihI gene encoding Der GTPase-activating protein YihI — MTRKKKARKVGSEGPAQYSDKSLTKEDIAALARKRKSKRKGLKSGSRHSEGKTAQQRQAQAQRDPRLGSKKPIQLEVEAKPHPKSAEAKKARRLSAEQELEMLENDAQLNVLLDRIENGDSLGEGLQQYVDEKLDRIEVLMKQLGLFEEDEPEVEEAPKKNKRRGDDDLLAEFENFKFDQE; from the coding sequence ATGACCCGCAAGAAAAAAGCCCGCAAAGTTGGCTCTGAAGGTCCTGCGCAATACAGCGATAAGTCGCTGACTAAAGAAGACATTGCTGCGCTGGCACGCAAGCGTAAGAGTAAGCGTAAAGGTCTGAAGTCTGGCTCACGCCATTCGGAAGGCAAAACCGCACAACAGCGTCAGGCGCAAGCGCAGCGCGATCCACGTCTGGGCAGCAAAAAGCCTATCCAGTTGGAGGTAGAAGCCAAACCACATCCAAAATCTGCAGAAGCGAAGAAGGCCCGTCGCCTGAGCGCTGAGCAGGAATTGGAAATGTTGGAAAATGATGCGCAACTAAATGTGCTTCTCGACCGTATTGAAAACGGTGACAGTTTGGGCGAAGGCCTTCAGCAATATGTTGATGAGAAGCTGGATCGCATTGAGGTGCTAATGAAGCAATTGGGTCTGTTCGAAGAGGACGAGCCTGAAGTGGAAGAAGCACCGAAGAAAAACAAACGCCGCGGCGACGACGATTTGCTGGCGGAGTTTGAAAACTTCAAATTTGACCAGGAGTAA
- a CDS encoding class I SAM-dependent methyltransferase: MSLECPLCKSADIADFEQDRRRRYFRCQECYLVFADPECLLSPEEEKAVYDKHENVVEDEGYRRFLSRLATPLMEKMGEGAKQGLDFGCGPGPALAAMLEEAGHQMAVYDPYFAPNLIALDATYDFVTCTEAIEHFYMPHREWRQLLNLVKPGGWLAIMTKLVIDAPAFKSWHYKNDPTHVSFFSRETFRFLAERDGLDVDFVGNDVILLRKKNE, from the coding sequence ATGTCCCTTGAATGCCCTCTATGTAAATCTGCTGATATAGCCGATTTCGAGCAGGATAGACGTCGCCGTTACTTCCGTTGTCAGGAATGCTACCTGGTCTTTGCTGACCCTGAGTGCCTGTTGTCACCGGAAGAAGAAAAAGCCGTTTACGACAAACACGAAAATGTCGTGGAAGATGAAGGCTATCGACGTTTCCTAAGCCGTCTCGCGACACCGCTTATGGAAAAAATGGGTGAGGGTGCCAAGCAAGGCTTAGACTTTGGATGTGGTCCCGGTCCGGCTTTAGCCGCAATGCTGGAAGAAGCCGGACATCAAATGGCTGTTTACGATCCGTATTTTGCGCCTAACCTCATTGCGTTGGACGCCACGTATGATTTCGTGACCTGTACAGAAGCTATTGAACACTTTTATATGCCTCACAGGGAATGGAGACAATTGCTGAACTTGGTCAAGCCGGGAGGCTGGTTAGCCATTATGACCAAGCTCGTTATTGATGCTCCAGCTTTCAAAAGCTGGCATTACAAAAATGACCCAACCCACGTGAGTTTTTTCAGTCGCGAAACGTTCCGCTTTTTGGCCGAGCGTGATGGTCTTGACGTGGACTTTGTTGGTAACGACGTAATTTTACTGAGGAAGAAAAACGAATGA
- a CDS encoding c-type cytochrome — MKRLALLLTLFASFTAFAQGDAEAGKAKSATCAACHGADGNSVIPANPSLAGQHEKYLLKQLKEFKLGMTTGGVQGRNNAVMAGMVAALSEQDMADLAAYYASQTAKPGSTPESSIEIGRELYMAGDQERGIAACIACHGPRGNGTALSGFPKISGQNADYMKAQLMAFRDGKRNNDLNGMMRIVAQKLSDKEIEAISNYVGGLH; from the coding sequence ATGAAGAGATTAGCGCTACTACTCACTTTATTCGCGAGCTTTACCGCCTTTGCACAAGGCGATGCGGAAGCAGGTAAAGCAAAATCAGCCACTTGCGCCGCTTGTCACGGTGCGGATGGTAACAGCGTCATTCCCGCCAACCCTAGCCTTGCAGGTCAGCACGAAAAATACCTTCTTAAACAGCTCAAAGAGTTCAAGCTGGGTATGACGACTGGTGGTGTACAAGGTCGTAACAATGCCGTAATGGCTGGCATGGTGGCTGCACTGTCTGAGCAAGACATGGCAGATTTGGCGGCATACTACGCATCACAAACAGCTAAGCCGGGTTCGACGCCGGAATCGTCTATCGAAATTGGTAGGGAGCTTTATATGGCAGGTGATCAAGAACGTGGTATCGCAGCATGTATCGCGTGTCACGGCCCTCGAGGTAATGGCACCGCGCTTTCAGGCTTCCCGAAAATTTCCGGCCAGAATGCTGATTACATGAAAGCACAGCTGATGGCATTCCGTGACGGTAAGCGTAACAACGACCTCAACGGCATGATGCGTATTGTGGCGCAGAAGCTGTCAGACAAAGAGATCGAAGCCATTTCTAATTATGTTGGTGGTCTGCACTAA
- the yihA gene encoding ribosome biogenesis GTP-binding protein YihA/YsxC, with protein MNPSLNYRNTHFITSAPDIRALPHDTGIEIAFAGRSNAGKSSSINRLCDQKSLVKTSKTPGRTQLINLFKVDEGCHIVDLPGYGYAQVPLEMKLKWQKSLGEYLQKRNQLKGLVVLMDIRHPLKELDQDLIFWAVDSNLPVLALLTKCDKLKSGARKAELLKVREAAKDFGGDVEVELYSSLKGIGVDKLRKKLDGWYAPALEIAQEPDLQDTENDDA; from the coding sequence GTGAATCCTTCACTCAACTATCGAAACACCCACTTTATTACCAGTGCACCAGATATCAGGGCTTTACCTCATGATACTGGCATCGAGATCGCGTTCGCAGGTCGTTCCAATGCTGGTAAATCTAGCTCAATAAACAGGCTTTGTGATCAAAAAAGCTTGGTGAAAACCAGTAAAACGCCGGGTCGCACACAATTAATCAACCTGTTTAAAGTTGATGAGGGATGCCACATTGTTGACTTGCCGGGTTACGGCTACGCGCAAGTTCCGTTGGAAATGAAGCTCAAATGGCAGAAATCTCTGGGCGAATACCTGCAAAAGCGTAACCAGCTAAAAGGGCTAGTGGTGTTGATGGACATCCGCCATCCGCTGAAAGAGCTGGATCAGGATTTGATTTTCTGGGCGGTAGACAGCAACTTGCCGGTGCTGGCGCTGTTGACCAAGTGTGACAAGCTGAAAAGTGGCGCACGCAAAGCAGAACTTTTGAAAGTGCGTGAAGCGGCCAAAGACTTTGGCGGGGATGTAGAAGTTGAGCTTTACTCGTCTTTAAAGGGTATTGGTGTCGATAAACTACGTAAAAAGCTGGATGGTTGGTACGCTCCGGCCCTTGAAATCGCGCAAGAACCAGACCTGCAAGATACTGAAAACGACGACGCTTAA
- the polA gene encoding DNA polymerase I, producing the protein MATTSDNPLILVDGSSYLYRAYHASPNLTNANGEPTGAVYGVVNMLRSLVKQYPQSHVAVIFDAKGKTFRDDMYTEYKAHRPPMPDDLRSQIAPLHQIIEAMGFPMLVIEGVEADDVIGTLAVQGSKAGMPILISTGDKDMAQLVDENVTLINTMTNVIMTPQGVHDKYGFGPEHIIDYLALMGDKVDNIPGVPGVGEKTATALIAGIGGIDALYDNLDKIADLSFRGSKTMAKKLEDNKENAYLSYQLATIKLDCELPFKPEELINRAADNEKLVELFTELNFKRWLAEAQSGIAGVDAVAERAASGASSAKSSAKAEATFEAAAIDRGQYETILTEEDFQRWMEKLKKTNVVAFDTETDSLDYMEANLVGISFAVAEGEAAYLPLTHDYLDAPKQLDRDWVLEEMKAWLENAGALKVGQNLKYDASVLARYDIAMRGIAYDTMLESYVFNSVAGKHDMDSLALRYLQHKCISFEEIAGKGKKQLTFNQIEMDQASPYAAEDADVTLRLHNALMAQLNNDEKLKVIFEQYEMPLVPVLSRIERHGVLISAEMLAKQSQEIAIRLDELEKETYEIAGEEFNLSSPKQLQAILFEKMGLPVLKKTPSGTPSTNEEVLQELALDYPLPKRILEYRGLAKLKSTYTDKLPKMVKPATGRVHTSYHQAVTATGRLSSTDPNLQNIPIRNEEGRRIRQAFIAPAGKTILAVDYSQIELRIMAHLSGDEALIDAFRHGKDIHAATAAEVMGIDISDVTSEMRRRAKAINFGLIYGMSAFGLAKQLGIPRGEAQQYMERYFERYPGVRQYMETTRLQAAEQGYVETIFGRRLHLPEIKSSNAMRRKGAERAAINAPMQGTAADIIKRAMILVDAWIQTQPEGRVALIMQVHDELVLEVDTEHLSDIEQQVCKLMESAALLEVPLVAESGSGENWDQAH; encoded by the coding sequence ATGGCGACGACTTCTGATAACCCGTTGATCCTGGTCGACGGCTCTTCTTATCTCTACCGCGCGTACCACGCTTCTCCCAACCTGACCAATGCCAATGGCGAGCCAACAGGTGCCGTTTATGGCGTGGTGAATATGCTGCGCAGCTTGGTGAAACAGTATCCGCAATCTCATGTGGCGGTGATTTTCGACGCCAAAGGCAAAACCTTCCGTGACGACATGTATACGGAATACAAAGCGCACCGGCCGCCAATGCCGGATGATCTGCGCAGCCAAATTGCCCCGCTGCATCAAATCATCGAAGCCATGGGCTTCCCGATGCTTGTGATTGAAGGCGTTGAAGCGGATGACGTTATCGGCACATTAGCGGTGCAAGGTTCCAAAGCAGGGATGCCAATTCTTATCAGTACCGGTGATAAAGACATGGCGCAGTTGGTGGATGAAAACGTCACCCTGATCAACACCATGACCAACGTGATCATGACGCCACAGGGCGTGCATGACAAATACGGCTTTGGCCCAGAGCACATCATCGACTATCTCGCTCTGATGGGCGATAAAGTGGATAACATCCCGGGTGTACCGGGTGTGGGTGAGAAAACCGCTACTGCGCTTATCGCTGGTATCGGCGGCATCGATGCGCTGTATGACAACCTTGATAAGATCGCAGACCTTAGCTTTCGTGGCTCAAAAACCATGGCGAAGAAGCTGGAAGATAATAAAGAGAATGCTTACCTCTCTTATCAGCTTGCGACTATCAAGCTTGATTGTGAGTTGCCGTTTAAGCCGGAAGAGCTGATCAACCGCGCGGCAGATAACGAAAAGCTGGTTGAGCTTTTCACTGAACTGAACTTCAAGCGCTGGCTGGCAGAAGCCCAAAGTGGCATCGCAGGTGTCGATGCTGTTGCAGAGCGCGCAGCTTCTGGCGCTTCATCAGCGAAATCGTCTGCCAAAGCAGAAGCGACATTCGAGGCCGCTGCGATTGATCGCGGCCAATACGAAACCATCCTGACAGAAGAAGACTTCCAGCGCTGGATGGAGAAGCTGAAGAAAACCAATGTCGTGGCTTTCGATACCGAAACCGATAGCCTAGACTACATGGAAGCCAATCTGGTGGGGATTTCCTTTGCCGTTGCTGAAGGCGAAGCGGCTTACCTGCCGCTGACTCACGACTATCTGGATGCGCCGAAGCAGCTCGACCGAGACTGGGTGCTGGAAGAAATGAAAGCCTGGCTCGAAAACGCTGGTGCCCTGAAAGTCGGCCAGAACCTGAAATACGATGCGAGCGTGCTTGCTCGTTACGATATCGCGATGCGCGGCATTGCTTACGACACCATGTTGGAATCTTACGTGTTCAACAGCGTGGCAGGTAAGCATGACATGGACAGTCTGGCACTTCGCTACCTGCAGCATAAGTGCATCAGCTTTGAAGAGATTGCCGGTAAGGGCAAGAAGCAGCTGACGTTCAATCAGATTGAAATGGATCAGGCGTCTCCTTACGCAGCAGAAGACGCTGATGTCACCCTGCGTTTGCACAATGCCCTGATGGCACAGCTCAACAATGACGAGAAACTGAAAGTTATTTTCGAGCAGTACGAAATGCCGCTGGTGCCAGTTCTTTCGCGTATTGAGCGCCATGGTGTGTTGATCAGTGCGGAAATGCTGGCGAAGCAATCTCAGGAAATTGCGATTCGCTTGGATGAGCTCGAAAAGGAAACTTATGAGATTGCTGGCGAAGAATTTAACCTGAGTTCACCCAAGCAGCTTCAGGCGATCCTGTTCGAGAAAATGGGTCTGCCAGTGTTGAAGAAGACACCATCAGGCACCCCTTCTACCAATGAAGAAGTGCTTCAGGAGCTGGCGCTGGATTACCCGCTGCCAAAACGCATTCTGGAATACCGCGGACTGGCGAAGCTGAAATCCACTTATACCGACAAACTGCCGAAGATGGTTAAGCCGGCTACTGGCCGTGTGCACACTTCTTATCATCAGGCAGTCACGGCAACGGGTCGTTTGTCATCAACCGATCCGAACCTTCAGAACATTCCAATCCGTAATGAAGAAGGGCGTCGTATCCGTCAGGCGTTTATCGCACCGGCAGGTAAGACCATCCTGGCAGTCGACTACTCGCAAATCGAACTTCGTATCATGGCGCATCTGTCGGGTGATGAAGCCCTGATTGACGCTTTCCGTCACGGCAAAGACATTCATGCGGCGACTGCTGCAGAGGTGATGGGGATTGATATCAGTGACGTCACCTCTGAAATGCGTCGCCGTGCAAAAGCGATTAACTTCGGCCTTATCTATGGCATGAGTGCGTTTGGTCTGGCAAAACAGCTGGGTATTCCTCGTGGCGAAGCGCAGCAATACATGGAACGCTACTTCGAGCGCTACCCAGGTGTGCGCCAATACATGGAAACCACCCGATTGCAGGCGGCGGAGCAGGGCTATGTAGAAACAATCTTTGGCCGCCGTCTTCACCTGCCGGAAATAAAATCCAGTAATGCCATGCGCCGTAAAGGGGCAGAGCGCGCTGCAATCAACGCCCCGATGCAAGGAACCGCGGCTGACATTATCAAACGTGCGATGATTTTGGTGGATGCGTGGATTCAAACCCAACCTGAGGGGCGTGTGGCGCTCATCATGCAGGTTCACGATGAATTGGTGCTGGAAGTAGATACCGAACACCTTTCTGACATTGAGCAACAGGTTTGTAAGTTAATGGAATCTGCTGCGCTGCTGGAAGTTCCGCTGGTCGCTGAGTCTGGTAGCGGCGAAAACTGGGATCAGGCGCATTAA